A section of the Oncorhynchus keta strain PuntledgeMale-10-30-2019 chromosome 15, Oket_V2, whole genome shotgun sequence genome encodes:
- the LOC127907521 gene encoding uncharacterized protein LOC127907521 isoform X5: protein MRCDTNRLRDSFYLQAIRLYQSMRRDTNRLRDSFYLQAIRLYQSMRRDTNRLRDSFYLQAIRLYQSMRRDTNRLRDSFYLQAIRLYQSMRCDTNRLRDSFYLQAIRLYQSMRRDTNRLRDSFYLQAIRLYQSMRRDTNRLRDSFYLQAIRLYQSMRRDTNRLRDSFYLQAIRLYQSMRCDTNRLRDSFYLQAIRLYQSMRRDTNRLRDSFYLQAIRLYQSMRRDTNRLRDSFYLQAIRLYQSMRCDTNRLRDSFYLQAIRLYQSMRRDTNRLRDSFYLQAIRLYQSMRRDTNRLRDSFYLQAIRLYQSMRRDTNRLRDSFYLQAIRLYQSMRRDTNRLRDSFYLQAIRLYQSMRCDTNRLRDSFYLQAIRLYQSMRRDTNRLRDSFYLQAIRLYQSMRRDTNRLRDSFYLQAIC from the exons atgaggtgtgataccaacaggctcagagacagtttctatctacaagccatcagactgtatcagagcatgaggcgtgataccaacaggctcagagacagtttctatctacaagccatcagactgtatcagagcatgaggcgtgataccaacaggctcagagacagtttctatctacaagccatcagactgtatcagagcatgag gcgtgataccaacaggctcagagacagtttctatctacaagccatcagactgtatcagagcatgaggtgtgataccaacaggctcagagacagtttctatctacaagccatcagactgtatcagagcatgaggcgtgataccaacaggctcagagacagtttctatctacaagccatcagactgtatcagagcatgaggcgtgataccaacaggctcagagacagtttctatctacaagccatcagactgtatcagagcatgaggcgtgataccaacaggctcagagacagtttctatctacaagccatcagactgtatcagagcatgaggtgtgataccaacaggctcagagacagtttctatctacaagccatcagactgtatcagagcatgaggcgtgataccaacaggctcagagacagtttctatctacaagccatcagactgtatcagagcatgaggcgtgataccaacaggctcagagacagtttctatctacaagccatcagactgtatcagagcatgaggtgtgataccaacaggctcagagacagtttctatctacaagccatcagactgtatcagagcatgaggcgtgataccaacaggctcagagacagtttctatctacaagccatcagactgtatcagagcatgaggcgtgataccaacaggctcagagacagtttctatctacaagccatcagactgtatcagagcatgaggcgtgataccaacaggctcagagacagtttctatctacaagccatcagactgtatcagagcatgaggcgtgataccaacaggctcagagacagtttctatctacaagccatcagactgtatcagagcatgaggtgtgataccaacaggctcagagacagtttctatctacaagccatcagactgtatcagagcatgaggcgtgataccaacaggctcagagacagtttctatctacaagccatcagactgtatcagagcatgaggcgtgataccaacaggctcagagacagtttctatctacaagccatctgctga
- the LOC127907521 gene encoding uncharacterized protein LOC127907521 isoform X4, which produces MRCDTNRLRDSFYLQAIRLYQSMRRDTNRLRDSFYLQAIRLYQSMRRDTNRLRDSFYLQAIRLYQSMRRDTNRLRDSFYLQAIRLYQSMRCDTNRLRDSFYLQAIRLYQSMRRDTNRLRDSFYLQAIRLYQSMRRDTNRLRDSFYLQAIRLYQSMRRDTNRLRDSFYLQAIRLYQSMRRDTNRLRDSFYLQAIRLYQSMRRDTNRLRDSFYLQAIRLYQSMRCDTNRLRDSFYLQAIRLYQSMRRDTNRLRDSFYLQAIRLYQSMRRDTNRLRDSFYLQAIRLYQSMRRDTNRLRDSFYLQAIRLYQSMRCDTNRLRDSFYLQAIRLYQSMRRDTNRLRDSFYLQAIRLYQSMRRDTNRLRDSFYLQAIRLYQSMRCDTNRLRDSFYLQAIRLYQSMRRDTNRLRDSFYLQAIRLYQSMRRDTNRLRDSFYLQAIRLYQSMRRDTNRLRDSFYLQAIRLYQSMRRDTNRLRDSFYLQAIRLYQSMRCDTNRLRDSFYLQAIRLYQSMRRDTNRLRDSFYLQAIRLYQSMRRDTNRLRDSFYLQAIC; this is translated from the exons atgaggtgtgataccaacaggctcagagacagtttctatctacaagccatcagactgtatcagagcatgaggcgtgataccaacaggctcagagacagtttctatctacaagccatcagactgtatcagagcatgaggcgtgataccaacaggctcagagacagtttctatctacaagccatcagactgtatcagagcatgag gcgtgataccaacaggctcagagacagtttctatctacaagccatcagactgtatcagagcatgaggtgtgataccaacaggctcagagacagtttctatctacaagccatcagactgtatcagagcatgaggcgtgataccaacaggctcagagacagtttctatctacaagccatcagactgtatcagagcatgaggcgtgataccaacaggctcagagacagtttctatctacaagccatcagactgtatcagagcatgaggcgtgataccaacaggctcagagacagtttctatctacaagccatcagactgtatcagagcatgaggcgtgataccaacaggctcagagacagtttctatctacaagccatcagactgtatcagagcatgag gcgtgataccaacaggctcagagacagtttctatctacaagccatcagactgtatcagagcatgaggtgtgataccaacaggctcagagacagtttctatctacaagccatcagactgtatcagagcatgaggcgtgataccaacaggctcagagacagtttctatctacaagccatcagactgtatcagagcatgaggcgtgataccaacaggctcagagacagtttctatctacaagccatcagactgtatcagagcatgaggcgtgataccaacaggctcagagacagtttctatctacaagccatcagactgtatcagagcatgaggtgtgataccaacaggctcagagacagtttctatctacaagccatcagactgtatcagagcatgaggcgtgataccaacaggctcagagacagtttctatctacaagccatcagactgtatcagagcatgaggcgtgataccaacaggctcagagacagtttctatctacaagccatcagactgtatcagagcatgaggtgtgataccaacaggctcagagacagtttctatctacaagccatcagactgtatcagagcatgaggcgtgataccaacaggctcagagacagtttctatctacaagccatcagactgtatcagagcatgaggcgtgataccaacaggctcagagacagtttctatctacaagccatcagactgtatcagagcatgaggcgtgataccaacaggctcagagacagtttctatctacaagccatcagactgtatcagagcatgaggcgtgataccaacaggctcagagacagtttctatctacaagccatcagactgtatcagagcatgaggtgtgataccaacaggctcagagacagtttctatctacaagccatcagactgtatcagagcatgaggcgtgataccaacaggctcagagacagtttctatctacaagccatcagactgtatcagagcatgaggcgtgataccaacaggctcagagacagtttctatctacaagccatctgctga
- the LOC127907521 gene encoding uncharacterized protein LOC127907521 isoform X3 — MRCDTNRLRDSFYLQAIRLYQSMRRDTNRLRDSFYLQAIRLYQSMRRDTNRLRDSFYLQAIRLYQSMRRDTNRLRDSFYLQAIRLYQSMRCDTNRLRDSFYLQAIRLYQSMRRDTNRLRDSFYLQAIRLYQSMRRDTNRLRDSFYLQAIRLYQSMRRDTNRLRDSFYLQAIRLYQSMRRDTNRLRDSFYLQAIRLYQSMRCDTNRLRDSFYLQAIRLYQSMRRDTNRLRDSFYLQAIRLYQSMRRDTNRLRDSFYLQAIRLYQSMRRDTNRLRDSFYLQAIRLYQSMRCDTNRLRDSFYLQAIRLYQSMRRDTNRLRDSFYLQAIRLYQSMRRDTNRLRDSFYLQAIRLYQSMRRDTNRLRDSFYLQAIRLYQSMRCDTNRLRDSFYLQAIRLYQSMRRDTNRLRDSFYLQAIRLYQSMRRDTNRLRDSFYLQAIRLYQSMRCDTNRLRDSFYLQAIRLYQSMRRDTNRLRDSFYLQAIRLYQSMRRDTNRLRDSFYLQAIRLYQSMRRDTNRLRDSFYLQAIRLYQSMRRDTNRLRDSFYLQAIRLYQSMRCDTNRLRDSFYLQAIRLYQSMRRDTNRLRDSFYLQAIRLYQSMRRDTNRLRDSFYLQAIC, encoded by the exons atgaggtgtgataccaacaggctcagagacagtttctatctacaagccatcagactgtatcagagcatgaggcgtgataccaacaggctcagagacagtttctatctacaagccatcagactgtatcagagcatgaggcgtgataccaacaggctcagagacagtttctatctacaagccatcagactgtatcagagcatgag gcgtgataccaacaggctcagagacagtttctatctacaagccatcagactgtatcagagcatgaggtgtgataccaacaggctcagagacagtttctatctacaagccatcagactgtatcagagcatgaggcgtgataccaacaggctcagagacagtttctatctacaagccatcagactgtatcagagcatgaggcgtgataccaacaggctcagagacagtttctatctacaagccatcagactgtatcagagcatgaggcgtgataccaacaggctcagagacagtttctatctacaagccatcagactgtatcagagcatgaggcgtgataccaacaggctcagagacagtttctatctacaagccatcagactgtatcagagcatgaggtgtgataccaacaggctcagagacagtttctatctacaagccatcagactgtatcagagcatgaggcgtgataccaacaggctcagagacagtttctatctacaagccatcagactgtatcagagcatgaggcgtgataccaacaggctcagagacagtttctatctacaagccatcagactgtatcagagcatgag gcgtgataccaacaggctcagagacagtttctatctacaagccatcagactgtatcagagcatgaggtgtgataccaacaggctcagagacagtttctatctacaagccatcagactgtatcagagcatgaggcgtgataccaacaggctcagagacagtttctatctacaagccatcagactgtatcagagcatgaggcgtgataccaacaggctcagagacagtttctatctacaagccatcagactgtatcagagcatgaggcgtgataccaacaggctcagagacagtttctatctacaagccatcagactgtatcagagcatgaggtgtgataccaacaggctcagagacagtttctatctacaagccatcagactgtatcagagcatgaggcgtgataccaacaggctcagagacagtttctatctacaagccatcagactgtatcagagcatgaggcgtgataccaacaggctcagagacagtttctatctacaagccatcagactgtatcagagcatgaggtgtgataccaacaggctcagagacagtttctatctacaagccatcagactgtatcagagcatgaggcgtgataccaacaggctcagagacagtttctatctacaagccatcagactgtatcagagcatgaggcgtgataccaacaggctcagagacagtttctatctacaagccatcagactgtatcagagcatgaggcgtgataccaacaggctcagagacagtttctatctacaagccatcagactgtatcagagcatgaggcgtgataccaacaggctcagagacagtttctatctacaagccatcagactgtatcagagcatgaggtgtgataccaacaggctcagagacagtttctatctacaagccatcagactgtatcagagcatgaggcgtgataccaacaggctcagagacagtttctatctacaagccatcagactgtatcagagcatgaggcgtgataccaacaggctcagagacagtttctatctacaagccatctgctga
- the LOC127907521 gene encoding uncharacterized protein LOC127907521 isoform X1 produces MRCDTNRLRDSFYLQAIRLYQSMRRDTNRLRDSFYLQAIRLYQSMRRDTNRLRDSFYLQAIRLYQSMRRDTNRLRDSFYLQAIRLYQSMRCDTNRLRDSFYLQAIRLYQSMRRDTNRLRDSFYLQAIRLYQSMRRDTNRLRDSFYLQAIRLYQSMRRDTNRLRDSFYLQAIRLYQSMRRDTNRLRDSFYLQAIRLYQSMRCDTNRLRDSFYLQAIRLYQSMRRDTNRLRDSFYLQAIRLYQSMRRDTNRLRDSFYLQAIRLYQSMRCDTNRLRDSFYLQAIRLYQSMRRDTNRLRDSFYLQAIRLYQSMRCDTNRLRDSFYLQAIRLYQSMRRDTNRLRDSFYLQAIRLYQSMRRDTNRLRDSFYLQAIRLYQSMRRDTNRLRDSFYLQAIRLYQSMRCDTNRLRDSFYLQAIRLYQSMRRDTNRLRDSFYLQAIRLYQSMRRDTNRLRDSFYLQAIRLYQSMRCDTNRLRDSFYLQAIRLYQSMRRDTNRLRDSFYLQAIRLYQSMRRDTNRLRDSFYLQAIRLYQSMRRDTNRLRDSFYLQAIRLYQSMRRDTNRLRDSFYLQAIRLYQSMRCDTNRLRDSFYLQAIRLYQSMRRDTNRLRDSFYLQAIRLYQSMRRDTNRLRDSFYLQAIC; encoded by the exons atgaggtgtgataccaacaggctcagagacagtttctatctacaagccatcagactgtatcagagcatgaggcgtgataccaacaggctcagagacagtttctatctacaagccatcagactgtatcagagcatgaggcgtgataccaacaggctcagagacagtttctatctacaagccatcagactgtatcagagcatgag gcgtgataccaacaggctcagagacagtttctatctacaagccatcagactgtatcagagcatgaggtgtgataccaacaggctcagagacagtttctatctacaagccatcagactgtatcagagcatgaggcgtgataccaacaggctcagagacagtttctatctacaagccatcagactgtatcagagcatgaggcgtgataccaacaggctcagagacagtttctatctacaagccatcagactgtatcagagcatgaggcgtgataccaacaggctcagagacagtttctatctacaagccatcagactgtatcagagcatgaggcgtgataccaacaggctcagagacagtttctatctacaagccatcagactgtatcagagcatgaggtgtgataccaacaggctcagagacagtttctatctacaagccatcagactgtatcagagcatgaggcgtgataccaacaggctcagagacagtttctatctacaagccatcagactgtatcagagcatgaggcgtgataccaacaggctcagagacagtttctatctacaagccatcagactgtatcagagcatgaggtgtgataccaacaggctcagagacagtttctatctacaagccatcagactgtatcagagcatgaggcgtgataccaacaggctcagagacagtttctatctacaagccatcagactgtatcagagcatgaggtgtgataccaacaggctcagagacagtttctatctacaagccatcagactgtatcagagcatgaggcgtgataccaacaggctcagagacagtttctatctacaagccatcagactgtatcagagcatgaggcgtgataccaacaggctcagagacagtttctatctacaagccatcagactgtatcagagcatgaggcgtgataccaacaggctcagagacagtttctatctacaagccatcagactgtatcagagcatgaggtgtgataccaacaggctcagagacagtttctatctacaagccatcagactgtatcagagcatgaggcgtgataccaacaggctcagagacagtttctatctacaagccatcagactgtatcagagcatgaggcgtgataccaacaggctcagagacagtttctatctacaagccatcagactgtatcagagcatgaggtgtgataccaacaggctcagagacagtttctatctacaagccatcagactgtatcagagcatgaggcgtgataccaacaggctcagagacagtttctatctacaagccatcagactgtatcagagcatgaggcgtgataccaacaggctcagagacagtttctatctacaagccatcagactgtatcagagcatgaggcgtgataccaacaggctcagagacagtttctatctacaagccatcagactgtatcagagcatgaggcgtgataccaacaggctcagagacagtttctatctacaagccatcagactgtatcagagcatgaggtgtgataccaacaggctcagagacagtttctatctacaagccatcagactgtatcagagcatgaggcgtgataccaacaggctcagagacagtttctatctacaagccatcagactgtatcagagcatgaggcgtgataccaacaggctcagagacagtttctatctacaagccatctgctga
- the LOC127907521 gene encoding uncharacterized protein LOC127907521 isoform X6: MRRDTNRLRDSFYLQAIRLYQSMRRDTNRLRDSFYLQAIRLYQSMRRDTNRLRDSFYLQAIRLYQSMRCDTNRLRDSFYLQAIRLYQSMRRDTNRLRDSFYLQAIRLYQSMRRDTNRLRDSFYLQAIRLYQSMRRDTNRLRDSFYLQAIRLYQSMRCDTNRLRDSFYLQAIRLYQSMRRDTNRLRDSFYLQAIRLYQSMRRDTNRLRDSFYLQAIRLYQSMRCDTNRLRDSFYLQAIRLYQSMRRDTNRLRDSFYLQAIRLYQSMRRDTNRLRDSFYLQAIRLYQSMRRDTNRLRDSFYLQAIRLYQSMRRDTNRLRDSFYLQAIRLYQSMRCDTNRLRDSFYLQAIRLYQSMRRDTNRLRDSFYLQAIRLYQSMRRDTNRLRDSFYLQAIC, translated from the exons atgaggcgtgataccaacaggctcagagacagtttctatctacaagccatcagactgtatcagagcatgaggcgtgataccaacaggctcagagacagtttctatctacaagccatcagactgtatcagagcatgag gcgtgataccaacaggctcagagacagtttctatctacaagccatcagactgtatcagagcatgaggtgtgataccaacaggctcagagacagtttctatctacaagccatcagactgtatcagagcatgaggcgtgataccaacaggctcagagacagtttctatctacaagccatcagactgtatcagagcatgaggcgtgataccaacaggctcagagacagtttctatctacaagccatcagactgtatcagagcatgaggcgtgataccaacaggctcagagacagtttctatctacaagccatcagactgtatcagagcatgaggtgtgataccaacaggctcagagacagtttctatctacaagccatcagactgtatcagagcatgaggcgtgataccaacaggctcagagacagtttctatctacaagccatcagactgtatcagagcatgaggcgtgataccaacaggctcagagacagtttctatctacaagccatcagactgtatcagagcatgaggtgtgataccaacaggctcagagacagtttctatctacaagccatcagactgtatcagagcatgaggcgtgataccaacaggctcagagacagtttctatctacaagccatcagactgtatcagagcatgaggcgtgataccaacaggctcagagacagtttctatctacaagccatcagactgtatcagagcatgaggcgtgataccaacaggctcagagacagtttctatctacaagccatcagactgtatcagagcatgaggcgtgataccaacaggctcagagacagtttctatctacaagccatcagactgtatcagagcatgaggtgtgataccaacaggctcagagacagtttctatctacaagccatcagactgtatcagagcatgaggcgtgataccaacaggctcagagacagtttctatctacaagccatcagactgtatcagagcatgaggcgtgataccaacaggctcagagacagtttctatctacaagccatctgctga
- the LOC127907521 gene encoding uncharacterized protein LOC127907521 isoform X2: MRRDTNRLRDSFYLQAIRLYQSMRRDTNRLRDSFYLQAIRLYQSMRRDTNRLRDSFYLQAIRLYQSMRCDTNRLRDSFYLQAIRLYQSMRRDTNRLRDSFYLQAIRLYQSMRRDTNRLRDSFYLQAIRLYQSMRRDTNRLRDSFYLQAIRLYQSMRRDTNRLRDSFYLQAIRLYQSMRCDTNRLRDSFYLQAIRLYQSMRRDTNRLRDSFYLQAIRLYQSMRRDTNRLRDSFYLQAIRLYQSMRCDTNRLRDSFYLQAIRLYQSMRRDTNRLRDSFYLQAIRLYQSMRCDTNRLRDSFYLQAIRLYQSMRRDTNRLRDSFYLQAIRLYQSMRRDTNRLRDSFYLQAIRLYQSMRRDTNRLRDSFYLQAIRLYQSMRCDTNRLRDSFYLQAIRLYQSMRRDTNRLRDSFYLQAIRLYQSMRRDTNRLRDSFYLQAIRLYQSMRCDTNRLRDSFYLQAIRLYQSMRRDTNRLRDSFYLQAIRLYQSMRRDTNRLRDSFYLQAIRLYQSMRRDTNRLRDSFYLQAIRLYQSMRRDTNRLRDSFYLQAIRLYQSMRCDTNRLRDSFYLQAIRLYQSMRRDTNRLRDSFYLQAIRLYQSMRRDTNRLRDSFYLQAIC; encoded by the exons atgaggcgtgataccaacaggctcagagacagtttctatctacaagccatcagactgtatcagagcatgaggcgtgataccaacaggctcagagacagtttctatctacaagccatcagactgtatcagagcatgag gcgtgataccaacaggctcagagacagtttctatctacaagccatcagactgtatcagagcatgaggtgtgataccaacaggctcagagacagtttctatctacaagccatcagactgtatcagagcatgaggcgtgataccaacaggctcagagacagtttctatctacaagccatcagactgtatcagagcatgaggcgtgataccaacaggctcagagacagtttctatctacaagccatcagactgtatcagagcatgaggcgtgataccaacaggctcagagacagtttctatctacaagccatcagactgtatcagagcatgaggcgtgataccaacaggctcagagacagtttctatctacaagccatcagactgtatcagagcatgaggtgtgataccaacaggctcagagacagtttctatctacaagccatcagactgtatcagagcatgaggcgtgataccaacaggctcagagacagtttctatctacaagccatcagactgtatcagagcatgaggcgtgataccaacaggctcagagacagtttctatctacaagccatcagactgtatcagagcatgaggtgtgataccaacaggctcagagacagtttctatctacaagccatcagactgtatcagagcatgaggcgtgataccaacaggctcagagacagtttctatctacaagccatcagactgtatcagagcatgaggtgtgataccaacaggctcagagacagtttctatctacaagccatcagactgtatcagagcatgaggcgtgataccaacaggctcagagacagtttctatctacaagccatcagactgtatcagagcatgaggcgtgataccaacaggctcagagacagtttctatctacaagccatcagactgtatcagagcatgaggcgtgataccaacaggctcagagacagtttctatctacaagccatcagactgtatcagagcatgaggtgtgataccaacaggctcagagacagtttctatctacaagccatcagactgtatcagagcatgaggcgtgataccaacaggctcagagacagtttctatctacaagccatcagactgtatcagagcatgaggcgtgataccaacaggctcagagacagtttctatctacaagccatcagactgtatcagagcatgaggtgtgataccaacaggctcagagacagtttctatctacaagccatcagactgtatcagagcatgaggcgtgataccaacaggctcagagacagtttctatctacaagccatcagactgtatcagagcatgaggcgtgataccaacaggctcagagacagtttctatctacaagccatcagactgtatcagagcatgaggcgtgataccaacaggctcagagacagtttctatctacaagccatcagactgtatcagagcatgaggcgtgataccaacaggctcagagacagtttctatctacaagccatcagactgtatcagagcatgaggtgtgataccaacaggctcagagacagtttctatctacaagccatcagactgtatcagagcatgaggcgtgataccaacaggctcagagacagtttctatctacaagccatcagactgtatcagagcatgaggcgtgataccaacaggctcagagacagtttctatctacaagccatctgctga